From a single Streptomyces sp. 1331.2 genomic region:
- a CDS encoding YdcF family protein, whose product MIAYAPAALFFLLFGVGVLRDRRQFSNAVLLGIAVSLLSLALLAELRKAPTLVVEIVAAAIFLLPAVGTLALIWFLLSNGMTMIRKEGRRPANLLSLLAGLGIIAVNVLLLAALVTGSRRLAVLAGTALLVVLYVSFLFVCFVGYAFLYGRHRPRRDVDFVVVLGSGLIGGERVPPLLASRLNRGREVYEQQAARGNPPVLITSGGQGPDEKLPESHAMADYLVERGFPAEHIEREDRSRTTEENLLLSKAIMERAKPGYRCVVVTNNFHAFRAALMARKTGVNGHVFGSPTARYYWPSATIREFAAVFLSHKLVNFGICGLLAFFGLLAAL is encoded by the coding sequence ATGATCGCCTATGCCCCAGCCGCCCTGTTCTTCCTGTTGTTCGGAGTCGGGGTACTGCGCGACCGTCGCCAGTTCAGCAACGCCGTCCTCCTCGGCATCGCCGTCTCGCTGCTCTCCCTCGCCCTGCTCGCCGAACTCCGCAAGGCGCCCACCCTGGTGGTGGAGATCGTGGCGGCGGCCATCTTCCTGCTGCCGGCCGTCGGCACGCTGGCCCTGATCTGGTTCCTGCTCTCCAACGGCATGACCATGATCCGCAAGGAGGGCAGGCGGCCGGCCAACCTGCTGTCGCTGCTCGCCGGGCTCGGCATCATCGCCGTCAACGTGCTGCTGCTCGCCGCCCTCGTGACCGGCTCCCGGCGACTGGCCGTCCTGGCGGGCACCGCCCTTCTGGTGGTCCTCTACGTCTCCTTCCTCTTCGTCTGCTTCGTCGGCTACGCCTTCCTCTACGGCCGCCACCGGCCGCGCCGGGACGTGGACTTCGTGGTCGTGCTCGGCTCCGGACTGATCGGCGGCGAGCGCGTCCCGCCGCTGCTGGCCAGCCGGCTCAACCGGGGCCGCGAGGTGTACGAGCAGCAGGCCGCGCGCGGCAACCCGCCGGTGCTGATCACCTCGGGCGGCCAGGGCCCGGACGAGAAGCTGCCGGAGTCCCACGCGATGGCCGACTACCTGGTCGAACGCGGCTTCCCGGCCGAGCACATCGAGCGGGAGGACCGCTCGCGCACCACCGAGGAGAACCTGCTCCTCAGCAAGGCGATCATGGAGCGGGCCAAGCCCGGCTACCGCTGCGTCGTGGTCACCAACAACTTCCACGCCTTCCGGGCCGCACTGATGGCCCGCAAGACCGGCGTCAACGGACACGTCTTCGGCTCGCCCACCGCCAGGTACTACTGGCCGAGCGCGACCATCCGCGAGTTCGCGGCGGTGTTCCTCTCCCACAAGCTCGTCAACTTCGGGATCTGCGGCCTGCTCGCGT
- a CDS encoding Pls/PosA family non-ribosomal peptide synthetase, whose product MTAEPSQRTEPDQPTEPLQPTEPSRSAEPSRPTAAALFPGRPAAAPRTLVDVLDATVRAHPDEPALDDGRTVLSYRALAAEVARLRRRLACAGIGPGDRVGVRVPSGTNDLYVSILAVLAAGAAYVPVDAEDPDERAELVFGEAGVAAVLGAGCTLGTTTERQTLTGRQAAAEHRPTLADDAWIIFTSGSTGKPKGVAVTHRNAAAFVDAEAALFLQEEPIGPGDRVMAGLSVAFDASCEEMWLAWRHGACLVPVPRSQVRSGADLGPWLAEQEITVVSTVPTLAALWPAEALNEVRLLIFGGEACPPELVQRLVTEGREVWNTYGPTEATVVACAALLTGEGPVRIGLPLDGWDLAVVDEAGEPVAPGGTGQLVIGGVGLARYLDPEKDAEKYAPLPSLGWERAYRSGDLVQADPAGLLFLGRTDEQIKLGGRRIELGEVDAALQALPGVAGAAAAVRTARGGNQLLVGYLVAQEDFDREQAVERLRAELPAALVPLLATVDTLPTRTSGKVDRAALPWPLPELEAAGPSEQLYGTEAWLAEQWAEILGVKVGGPRDDFFAVGGGSLAAARLTTLLRTRYPNAAVLDIYQHPTLRKLARHLESTAADGVEARTVSLVPTRAKLLQLLLLVPLFTVVGLRWTVALLAAGNLLAHLGNHPWAPAASWWWVGAGALALYTPAGRLAVSAGGARLLLRGLRPGSHPRGGAVHLRLWAAERLAELSGATSLSGAWLVRYARALGCKVAPEVDLHSLPPVTGLLKLGRGCAVEAEVDLCGYWLDGDRLLIGQVKVGSGAVVGTRSTLLPGARVGKRAQVVAGSTVTGQVPTGQRWGGAPAAKLGRAERAWPKERPRRRARWAAMYGAGGAVLGLLPALPALAALAVLSRFVHQGDQLGPALGGALLGLLPATLAYGAVYAAQLLALVRLLSVGLVPGVHPLHGRVGWQAWMVTQLMDRAREVLFPLYAGLVTPLWLRALGMRVGRGSEVSTVLALPSLTTVGDGAFLADDTLMAPYELGGGWVRLGEAKVGDRAFLGNSGMTAPGRSVPKRGLVGVLSATPAKAKKGGSYLGMPPMRLPRSADQADQSLTYEPPARLLWARGLVELGRVVPVLASGALGLLTVAALSWLAAGSPLGAALLSGAVLLAAGAVACLVAVAAKWLLVGRFRAVEHPLWSGFVWRNELADTFVEMLAVPWLVGAVPGTPVLNLWLRALGAEVGHGVWCESYWLPEADLVTLGDGVSINRGCVVQTHLFHDRIMRMDTVVLREGATLGPGGIVLPGSTVGARSTLGPASLVMRAESVPADTRWLGNPIEAWQVTS is encoded by the coding sequence ATGACAGCTGAACCGAGTCAGCGGACCGAACCGGACCAGCCGACGGAACCGCTCCAGCCGACCGAACCGAGCCGATCGGCGGAGCCCAGCCGTCCGACCGCAGCGGCCCTGTTCCCGGGCCGTCCGGCCGCCGCACCGCGCACCCTGGTCGACGTGCTGGACGCCACCGTGCGCGCCCACCCCGACGAGCCCGCCCTGGACGACGGCCGCACCGTGCTCAGCTACCGCGCGCTGGCCGCCGAGGTCGCCCGGCTGCGCCGCCGACTGGCCTGCGCCGGGATCGGCCCGGGCGACCGGGTGGGCGTGCGCGTGCCCTCCGGCACCAACGACCTGTACGTCTCGATCCTGGCCGTGCTCGCCGCCGGGGCCGCCTACGTCCCGGTGGACGCGGAGGACCCGGACGAGCGCGCCGAGCTGGTCTTCGGCGAGGCCGGCGTCGCCGCCGTGCTCGGCGCCGGGTGCACCCTCGGCACGACCACCGAACGCCAGACCCTCACCGGACGCCAGGCCGCCGCCGAGCACCGCCCCACCCTCGCCGACGACGCCTGGATCATCTTCACCTCCGGATCCACCGGCAAGCCCAAGGGCGTCGCCGTCACCCACCGCAACGCCGCCGCCTTCGTGGACGCCGAGGCCGCGCTCTTCCTCCAGGAGGAGCCGATCGGCCCGGGCGACCGGGTGATGGCCGGACTGTCGGTGGCCTTCGACGCCTCCTGCGAGGAGATGTGGCTGGCCTGGCGGCACGGCGCCTGCCTGGTGCCCGTCCCCCGTTCCCAGGTGCGCAGCGGCGCCGACCTCGGCCCGTGGCTGGCCGAGCAGGAGATCACCGTGGTCTCCACCGTGCCGACCCTGGCCGCGCTGTGGCCGGCCGAGGCGCTCAACGAGGTGCGGCTGCTGATCTTCGGCGGCGAGGCCTGCCCGCCCGAGCTGGTGCAGCGCCTGGTCACCGAGGGCCGCGAGGTGTGGAACACCTACGGCCCGACCGAGGCCACCGTGGTCGCCTGCGCCGCCCTGCTGACCGGCGAGGGCCCGGTGCGGATCGGCCTGCCGCTGGACGGCTGGGACCTCGCCGTGGTGGACGAGGCCGGCGAGCCGGTCGCCCCCGGCGGCACCGGCCAGCTGGTGATCGGCGGGGTGGGCCTGGCCCGCTACCTCGACCCGGAGAAGGACGCCGAGAAGTACGCCCCGCTGCCCTCGCTGGGCTGGGAGCGCGCCTACCGCAGCGGTGACCTGGTCCAGGCCGACCCGGCGGGCCTGCTGTTCCTCGGCCGAACCGACGAGCAGATCAAGCTGGGCGGCCGCCGGATCGAACTCGGCGAGGTCGACGCGGCGCTGCAGGCCCTGCCCGGTGTGGCGGGCGCGGCCGCGGCCGTCCGCACCGCCCGCGGCGGCAACCAGCTGCTGGTCGGCTACCTGGTGGCCCAGGAGGACTTCGACCGCGAGCAGGCCGTCGAGCGGCTGCGCGCCGAACTGCCCGCCGCCCTCGTCCCGCTGCTCGCCACCGTCGACACGCTGCCCACCCGCACCTCCGGCAAGGTCGACCGGGCGGCCCTGCCCTGGCCGCTGCCCGAGCTGGAGGCCGCGGGCCCGAGCGAGCAGCTGTACGGCACCGAGGCCTGGCTGGCCGAACAGTGGGCCGAGATCCTCGGCGTCAAGGTCGGCGGCCCGCGCGACGACTTCTTCGCGGTCGGCGGCGGCAGCCTGGCCGCCGCCCGACTCACCACCCTGCTGCGCACCCGCTACCCGAACGCGGCCGTGCTGGACATCTACCAGCACCCGACGCTGCGCAAGCTGGCCCGGCACCTGGAGAGCACCGCCGCCGACGGCGTCGAGGCCCGGACCGTCTCCCTGGTGCCGACCAGGGCCAAGCTGCTGCAGCTGCTCCTGCTGGTCCCGCTGTTCACCGTGGTCGGCCTGCGCTGGACGGTCGCCCTGCTGGCGGCCGGCAACCTGCTCGCCCACCTCGGGAACCACCCGTGGGCGCCCGCCGCCTCCTGGTGGTGGGTGGGCGCGGGGGCGCTCGCGCTGTACACCCCGGCGGGCCGGCTGGCGGTCTCGGCGGGCGGCGCCCGGCTGCTGCTGCGCGGTCTTCGCCCGGGCAGCCACCCACGCGGCGGCGCCGTCCACCTGCGGCTCTGGGCGGCCGAGCGGCTCGCCGAGCTCAGCGGCGCGACCTCGCTGTCCGGCGCCTGGCTGGTGCGCTACGCCCGCGCGCTGGGCTGCAAGGTGGCACCCGAGGTGGACCTGCACTCGCTCCCGCCGGTCACCGGGCTGCTGAAGCTGGGCCGCGGCTGCGCGGTCGAGGCCGAGGTGGACCTGTGCGGCTACTGGCTGGACGGCGACCGGCTCCTGATCGGCCAGGTCAAGGTCGGTTCCGGCGCCGTGGTCGGCACCCGCTCGACGCTGCTGCCCGGCGCCCGGGTCGGCAAGCGCGCCCAGGTGGTGGCCGGTTCCACCGTCACCGGCCAGGTCCCGACCGGCCAGCGCTGGGGCGGCGCGCCCGCCGCCAAACTGGGCCGCGCCGAGCGCGCCTGGCCCAAGGAGCGCCCCCGGCGCCGGGCCCGCTGGGCGGCGATGTACGGCGCCGGCGGTGCCGTGCTCGGCCTGCTCCCGGCGCTGCCCGCCCTCGCCGCCCTCGCCGTACTTTCCCGCTTCGTCCACCAGGGCGACCAGCTCGGCCCGGCGCTCGGCGGGGCCCTGCTCGGCCTGCTGCCCGCGACCCTGGCGTACGGCGCGGTGTACGCAGCTCAGCTGCTCGCCCTGGTCCGGCTGCTGAGTGTCGGCCTGGTGCCCGGGGTGCATCCGCTGCACGGCCGGGTCGGCTGGCAGGCGTGGATGGTCACCCAGCTGATGGACCGGGCCCGGGAGGTGCTGTTCCCGCTGTACGCCGGGCTGGTCACCCCGCTGTGGCTGCGGGCGCTCGGGATGCGGGTCGGCCGGGGCTCCGAGGTGTCGACGGTGCTGGCGCTGCCCAGTCTGACCACGGTCGGTGACGGCGCGTTCCTGGCCGACGACACCCTGATGGCGCCGTACGAGCTGGGCGGCGGCTGGGTGCGGCTCGGCGAGGCGAAGGTCGGCGACCGGGCGTTCCTGGGCAACTCGGGGATGACCGCGCCGGGCCGCTCGGTGCCCAAGCGCGGCCTGGTGGGCGTGCTGTCGGCGACGCCGGCGAAGGCGAAGAAGGGCGGCTCGTACCTGGGCATGCCGCCGATGCGGCTGCCGCGCTCGGCGGACCAGGCCGACCAGAGCCTGACGTACGAGCCGCCGGCCCGGCTGCTGTGGGCGCGCGGGCTGGTCGAGCTGGGCCGGGTGGTGCCGGTGCTGGCCTCGGGCGCGCTGGGCCTGTTGACGGTGGCGGCGCTGTCCTGGCTGGCCGCGGGCTCGCCGCTGGGCGCCGCGCTGCTGTCGGGTGCGGTGCTGCTGGCGGCCGGCGCGGTGGCCTGCCTGGTGGCGGTGGCGGCGAAGTGGCTGCTGGTCGGACGCTTCCGGGCGGTGGAGCACCCGCTGTGGAGCGGCTTCGTGTGGCGCAACGAGCTGGCGGACACCTTCGTGGAGATGCTGGCGGTGCCGTGGCTGGTCGGCGCGGTGCCGGGCACGCCGGTGCTGAACCTGTGGCTGCGGGCGCTCGGCGCCGAGGTCGGGCACGGGGTCTGGTGCGAGAGCTACTGGCTGCCGGAGGCGGACCTGGTCACCCTGGGTGACGGGGTGAGCATCAACCGGGGCTGCGTCGTGCAGACCCACCTCTTCCACGACCGGATCATGCGGATGGATACTGTGGTCCTCCGCGAGGGCGCCACCCTGGGCCCGGGCGGGATCGTGCTGCCCGGCAGCACGGTGGGCGCGCGCAGCACGCTGGGCCCGGCCTCGCTGGTGATGCGTGCCGAGTCCGTCCCCGCCGACACCCGGTGGCTGGGCAACCCCATCGAGGCGTGGCAGGTCACGTCATGA
- a CDS encoding PRC domain containing protein, producing the protein MNERRDIWEFRTVAGHSAGTDLIGFHVEAVDGPIGKVDKLSEAVGEQYLVVDTGPWIFGRRVLLPAGTVTRIEIAEQKVYVDRSRDEIKNSPDLDDAGPDGAPDGDYDARRRFGPYYDAFYGGRIF; encoded by the coding sequence ATGAACGAGCGCCGTGACATCTGGGAGTTCCGCACCGTCGCCGGGCACTCGGCCGGCACCGACCTCATCGGCTTCCACGTGGAGGCCGTCGACGGTCCGATCGGCAAGGTCGACAAGCTGTCCGAGGCGGTCGGCGAGCAGTACCTCGTCGTCGACACCGGCCCGTGGATCTTCGGCCGGCGCGTGCTGCTCCCGGCCGGCACCGTGACGCGGATCGAGATCGCCGAGCAGAAGGTCTACGTCGACCGGTCCAGGGACGAGATCAAGAACAGCCCCGACCTCGACGACGCCGGCCCGGACGGCGCGCCGGACGGCGACTACGACGCCCGCCGACGGTTCGGGCCGTACTACGACGCGTTCTACGGCGGCCGGATCTTCTGA
- a CDS encoding GNAT family N-acetyltransferase, with protein MTTVPTYAPSAVAPTHDAPAVPAPRPAAPTPAATPTAAPAAYTVSLARDEDEVRAAQRLRHQVFAAELGAVLHSPVAGLDIDALDEYCDHLLVREGEHGTVVGTYRLLRPAAARRAGRLYSEGEFDLSALAPVRPGLVELGRSCIHPDHRGNGAVINLMWGGIARYLADTGNTWVGGCCSIGLEDTGATAARVWDTVSAKHLAPEEYRVTPHRRWDATGVPRAERGALPPLLRGYLRLGAWVCGEPAYDPDFDCADLYVLLSLERTDPRYLRHFLSGLPGLGAAS; from the coding sequence ATGACCACCGTCCCCACGTACGCTCCGTCCGCAGTCGCCCCCACCCACGACGCCCCGGCGGTCCCCGCCCCCCGCCCCGCCGCCCCGACCCCGGCCGCGACCCCGACCGCGGCGCCCGCCGCCTACACCGTCTCCCTCGCCCGCGACGAGGACGAGGTCCGGGCCGCCCAGCGGCTGCGCCACCAGGTGTTCGCCGCCGAGCTGGGCGCCGTCCTGCACAGCCCCGTCGCCGGCCTGGACATCGACGCCCTCGACGAGTACTGCGACCACCTGTTGGTCCGCGAGGGCGAGCACGGCACCGTCGTCGGCACCTACCGGCTGCTGCGCCCCGCGGCCGCCCGGCGGGCCGGACGGCTTTACTCGGAGGGCGAGTTCGACCTCTCCGCCCTGGCGCCCGTCCGCCCCGGCCTGGTCGAGCTCGGGCGCTCCTGCATCCACCCGGACCACCGGGGCAACGGCGCCGTCATCAACCTGATGTGGGGCGGCATCGCCCGCTACCTCGCCGACACCGGCAACACCTGGGTCGGCGGCTGCTGCTCGATCGGCCTGGAGGACACCGGCGCCACCGCCGCCCGGGTCTGGGACACCGTCAGCGCCAAGCACCTCGCCCCCGAGGAGTACCGGGTCACCCCGCACCGCCGCTGGGACGCCACCGGCGTGCCGCGCGCCGAGCGCGGCGCCCTGCCGCCCCTGCTCCGCGGCTACCTGCGGCTCGGCGCCTGGGTCTGCGGCGAGCCCGCATACGACCCGGACTTCGACTGCGCCGACCTGTACGTGCTGCTGTCGCTGGAGCGCACCGACCCGCGCTACCTGCGGCACTTCCTCTCCGGGCTGCCGGGCCTGGGCGCCGCCTCGTGA
- a CDS encoding lysophospholipid acyltransferase family protein, with protein sequence MSVWLPTAPCRPETCLAEPSPEVSHPRRVLRLTACLAAVLAGVVLSLPARLLPQGGRDRLVRLWARLVLRTLGVTVQLTGAGGGPGGSGVLVVANHVSWLDIPLLAAGRPGRSLAKTEVRQWPVLGRLVAWGGTVFLDRDRLRTLPDTVAAVAEVLRSGHPVIVFPEGSTWCGRESGRFRPALFQAAVAAGAFVQPVTIRYRLADGRPTSVPAFIGDDGLLTSLARVVAARGLVAEVTFLPPIPPPTPQPTRAGARRELARAAQAAVEGIH encoded by the coding sequence GTGAGCGTCTGGCTGCCGACGGCGCCCTGCCGGCCCGAGACCTGCCTGGCCGAACCGTCGCCCGAGGTCTCCCACCCCCGGCGGGTGCTGCGGCTGACGGCCTGTCTGGCGGCCGTCCTGGCCGGCGTCGTGCTCAGCCTCCCCGCCCGGCTGCTCCCGCAGGGCGGCCGGGACCGGCTGGTCCGGCTCTGGGCGCGCCTCGTGCTGCGCACCCTCGGGGTGACCGTCCAGCTCACCGGGGCGGGCGGCGGCCCGGGCGGCAGCGGGGTGCTCGTGGTGGCCAACCACGTGTCCTGGCTGGACATCCCGCTGCTCGCGGCCGGTCGGCCGGGCCGGTCGCTGGCCAAGACGGAGGTCCGGCAGTGGCCGGTGCTCGGGCGGCTGGTCGCCTGGGGCGGCACCGTCTTCCTGGACCGCGACCGACTGCGGACGCTGCCGGACACGGTGGCGGCGGTGGCCGAGGTGCTGCGCTCCGGGCACCCGGTGATCGTCTTCCCGGAGGGCTCGACCTGGTGCGGGCGGGAGAGCGGCCGGTTCCGGCCCGCACTGTTCCAGGCCGCGGTGGCGGCGGGCGCCTTCGTCCAGCCGGTGACGATCCGCTACCGACTGGCCGACGGGCGCCCGACCAGCGTCCCCGCCTTCATCGGGGACGACGGGCTGCTCACCTCGCTCGCCCGGGTGGTCGCGGCGCGCGGGCTGGTCGCCGAGGTGACCTTCCTGCCGCCGATCCCACCGCCCACCCCACAGCCCACCCGGGCCGGCGCCCGGCGTGAGCTCGCCCGCGCGGCGCAGGCGGCGGTCGAGGGGATCCACTGA
- a CDS encoding SRPBCC family protein: MGRIEESVEIAAPRDEVYERWVRCEEFPQFMRGVVSVDVSGPGNSSWVVVTAGGRREFEAVTTEVVEGERVAWDGGTGPVRHSGVVTFHRVDDRTTRVMLQLEIEPHGLWEHLVEALGFVDRRVIDDLNDFKHHVERAAAGPASSA, encoded by the coding sequence ATGGGACGGATCGAGGAGTCGGTCGAGATAGCGGCGCCGCGCGACGAGGTCTACGAGCGCTGGGTGCGGTGCGAGGAGTTCCCGCAGTTCATGCGCGGCGTGGTGAGCGTCGACGTGTCCGGGCCCGGGAACAGCAGTTGGGTGGTCGTGACGGCCGGCGGCCGCCGGGAGTTCGAGGCCGTGACCACCGAGGTCGTGGAGGGCGAGCGGGTCGCCTGGGACGGCGGGACCGGCCCGGTGCGCCACAGCGGCGTCGTCACCTTCCACCGGGTAGACGACCGGACCACCCGCGTCATGCTCCAGCTGGAGATCGAGCCGCACGGGCTCTGGGAGCACCTCGTCGAGGCGCTCGGCTTCGTCGACCGCCGCGTCATCGACGACCTGAACGACTTCAAGCACCACGTCGAGCGCGCCGCCGCGGGACCGGCGTCGTCCGCCTGA
- a CDS encoding M1 family metallopeptidase — MTTPSSTTPTSSTIPTSSTTPTSSRPGPQEAHVPVKPKHAPAAAGAPDPYFPNSGDHRYRVHRYELALDYRPGPNRLAGSARLSAVADAALAEFALDLAEFRIGRVLVDGRAARYTHRGGKLRIRPAKALSAGAAFTVEVHYTGNPRPVRSPWGGLGWEELTEGALVASQPVGAPSWFPCNDRPADKATYQLAVTTPSPFTVVASGRLLTRTTRASSTTWVYEQSAPTPTYLVTVSIGHYRAVPLAARPAVPQTGYVPERLATGFARDFARQPEMAAYFGEVFGPYPFGEYAVVVADEELDVPVEAQGVATFGTNHLGGGWERERLIAHELAHQWFGNSVTIANWRHIWLNEGFAKYAEWLWSEHTGGPGAAVHAAAAHHLLAGLPQDLNLGDPGRKLMFDDRLYQRGGLLVHALRRALGDEAFFAMLRDWTSIHRHGVVDTADLRAHAARYTPAPLGPLFEAWLERPELPPLP; from the coding sequence ATGACCACGCCGAGCAGCACCACCCCGACCAGCAGCACCATCCCGACGAGCAGCACCACCCCGACCAGCAGTCGTCCCGGCCCGCAGGAAGCGCACGTCCCCGTGAAGCCCAAGCACGCCCCGGCCGCCGCCGGCGCCCCGGACCCGTACTTCCCGAACAGCGGCGACCACCGCTACCGGGTGCACCGCTACGAGCTGGCGCTGGACTACCGGCCCGGGCCCAACCGGCTGGCCGGCTCGGCCCGGCTGAGCGCGGTGGCGGACGCGGCCCTGGCCGAGTTCGCGCTCGACCTCGCCGAGTTCCGGATCGGCCGGGTGCTGGTCGACGGCCGGGCCGCCCGCTACACCCACCGCGGCGGCAAGCTGCGGATCCGTCCGGCGAAGGCGCTCTCGGCGGGCGCGGCCTTCACCGTCGAAGTGCACTACACCGGCAACCCGCGCCCGGTGCGCAGCCCGTGGGGCGGCCTGGGCTGGGAGGAGCTGACCGAGGGTGCGCTGGTGGCCAGCCAGCCGGTCGGCGCGCCGTCCTGGTTCCCCTGCAACGACCGGCCCGCCGACAAGGCGACCTACCAGCTGGCGGTCACCACGCCTTCCCCGTTCACGGTCGTGGCGAGCGGCCGGCTGCTGACCCGCACCACCCGCGCGTCCAGCACCACCTGGGTGTACGAGCAGAGCGCGCCGACCCCGACGTACCTGGTGACGGTGTCGATCGGGCACTACCGGGCGGTGCCGCTGGCCGCGCGCCCGGCCGTGCCGCAGACCGGGTACGTGCCGGAGCGCCTGGCCACCGGCTTCGCCCGGGACTTCGCCCGGCAGCCGGAGATGGCGGCGTACTTCGGCGAGGTGTTCGGGCCGTACCCGTTCGGCGAGTACGCGGTGGTCGTGGCGGACGAGGAGCTGGACGTCCCGGTGGAGGCGCAGGGCGTCGCCACCTTCGGCACCAACCACCTCGGCGGCGGCTGGGAGCGCGAGCGGCTGATCGCCCACGAGCTGGCCCACCAGTGGTTCGGCAACAGCGTCACGATCGCGAACTGGCGGCACATCTGGCTCAACGAGGGCTTCGCCAAGTACGCGGAGTGGCTCTGGTCGGAGCACACCGGCGGCCCCGGGGCGGCGGTGCATGCCGCCGCCGCGCACCACCTCCTGGCCGGGCTGCCGCAGGACCTGAACCTCGGCGACCCGGGCCGGAAGCTGATGTTCGACGACCGGCTGTACCAGCGCGGTGGCCTGCTCGTGCACGCGCTGCGGCGGGCGCTCGGCGACGAGGCCTTCTTCGCGATGCTGCGGGACTGGACGAGCATCCACCGGCACGGCGTCGTCGACACCGCCGACCTGCGGGCGCACGCCGCCCGTTACACCCCGGCGCCGCTCGGCCCGCTCTTCGAGGCCTGGCTGGAACGGCCGGAGCTGCCGCCGCTGCCGTAA
- a CDS encoding serine hydrolase domain-containing protein: MSFEDHMTDLPADLLPTTRRALLHRIAVAQSEARTPSLVAGLVRDGRPVWSGARSMVDGHAPTPDVQYRIGSITKTFVAVLVLRLRDEGLLDLADPLSRHLPGTPADGATIAQLLSHSAGLAAETPGPWWERTEGSLRPRLDDLLEAERPLKHPVGRRHHYSNPGYALLGALVEKLRGEPWGEVLRREVLAPLGMDRTTLLPALPHAGGFAVHPWADVMQPEPLTDTGLMGPAGQLWSTGADLARWAVFLAAGDDKVLSADTLAEMRRPAVAPDDAEWTNTFGLGLQLRRHEGRLLYGHTGSMPGFTAALWISEADGLAAFTLANATSGVNAALAAELIALTAAHEPRLPEPWRPLPEVDPELTALTGPWYWGAAPNVLRLRADRVLELAPLSGAGRGSRFRPEADGTWIGLDNYYAGETLRVVRTADGTVGHLDIGSFVYTREPYGPEAAVPGGLDPEGWRAY; encoded by the coding sequence ATGAGTTTCGAAGACCACATGACCGACCTGCCCGCGGACCTGCTCCCCACCACCCGCCGCGCCCTGTTGCACCGGATCGCCGTCGCCCAGTCCGAGGCCCGTACGCCCTCGCTCGTCGCCGGCCTGGTGCGGGACGGGCGACCGGTGTGGAGCGGCGCCCGCAGCATGGTCGACGGCCACGCGCCCACCCCGGACGTCCAGTACCGGATCGGCTCGATCACCAAGACCTTCGTCGCGGTGCTGGTGCTGCGGCTGCGCGACGAGGGCCTGCTCGACCTCGCCGACCCGCTCTCCCGCCACCTGCCCGGCACCCCGGCCGACGGCGCGACCATCGCCCAGCTGCTCTCGCACTCCGCCGGGCTCGCCGCCGAGACCCCCGGCCCGTGGTGGGAGCGGACGGAGGGGTCGCTGCGGCCCCGCCTCGACGACCTCCTGGAGGCCGAACGCCCGCTCAAGCACCCGGTCGGACGGCGCCACCACTACTCCAACCCCGGCTACGCGCTGCTCGGTGCCCTGGTGGAGAAGCTGCGCGGGGAGCCCTGGGGCGAGGTGCTGCGCCGGGAGGTGCTGGCCCCGCTCGGCATGGACCGCACCACGCTGCTGCCCGCGCTCCCGCACGCCGGGGGCTTCGCCGTCCACCCGTGGGCGGACGTCATGCAGCCGGAACCGCTCACCGACACCGGTCTGATGGGCCCGGCCGGCCAACTCTGGTCCACCGGCGCCGACCTGGCCCGCTGGGCCGTCTTCCTCGCCGCCGGAGACGACAAGGTGCTGTCCGCCGACACCCTCGCCGAGATGCGCCGCCCCGCCGTCGCCCCGGACGACGCCGAGTGGACCAACACCTTCGGCCTCGGCCTGCAACTGCGCCGCCACGAGGGCCGGTTGCTGTACGGACACACCGGCTCGATGCCGGGGTTCACGGCCGCCCTGTGGATCAGCGAGGCCGACGGCCTGGCCGCGTTCACCCTGGCCAACGCCACCAGCGGCGTCAACGCCGCCCTGGCGGCCGAGTTGATCGCGCTCACCGCCGCGCACGAGCCCCGGCTGCCCGAGCCCTGGCGGCCGCTGCCCGAGGTGGACCCGGAGCTGACGGCGCTGACCGGCCCCTGGTACTGGGGCGCCGCGCCGAACGTCCTGCGGCTGCGGGCCGACCGCGTCCTGGAGCTCGCCCCGCTCTCCGGCGCCGGCCGGGGCTCGCGCTTCCGCCCCGAGGCGGACGGCACCTGGATCGGCCTGGACAACTACTACGCCGGGGAGACCCTGCGGGTGGTCCGCACCGCCGACGGCACGGTCGGCCACCTCGACATCGGCTCCTTCGTCTACACCCGCGAACCGTACGGCCCGGAGGCCGCCGTCCCGGGCGGCCTCGACCCGGAGGGCTGGCGGGCGTACTAG